TGCACGCCGTGGATAATAGCATTAACAACATGCACagataatcttgaactttcaaTAGCTTGAAGTTGTGCAGCGTGCAATGTGTTCCGCGAAAAGAGAATTTGCGGTCTGCGAAAAGCCatttttttgttgtagtgacataagtaaaattaaaaaataaacatctaaattataaacttaatttattattttaaaataaaaggacataccttcaaaataaaacatttaaaataaatagatgCGATTAATTGTGATTAAAATACTTAATTAAACGTCTTAATTACGCTTAATTCGTTCAAACTATAGTTTAACCACTTTTTTTCCGCTTTTCTCCGAAGCGGGGCGTTTTTGTCGAGCTTCAAGCTTAAGCACACTTTTTAGAACGCTGATAAATAAGGTGATTGATTTCAATGAAAATTACACTCGAGCATTAAATTATTCTCTCTACCCATATCTCTATTCTTTTATTATTCTCGTTTACAACAAATTTTAGTATTCATATTCATGAAGAAACTCtattatcatattattatattttaaaaaactgtatattatatatgcatgtgtgttaTGATATCATGAAGTCAATACGTTTATACTAtccaaaatattttcttaaggAAATAATATCAAAGATATATTAAATTCTTTATATTACATTTTAAAGAAATATTCTAGAAAAtatgttttcaaaatattatattaaccAATTAAGTACCTAGTACTTCTGTTTGACTATAAAACAAGGAGATGCATTAAGTGGTTTGGTACATAGCAAAACATATTATTGATGACAAAAAGATGCCCGCAAAGTGAATTAGAAGGCGACACACCATGTTTCGTTCCCATCTAAACATTATAGTCttctttaattttaaataattcaagGGCGGCCGTCACAATGGATTTTCTTGGTCTTTCTTTGAATGGAACATACTCTCTTTCAATTCTATGATTGCTCTAATATCAAGTTTAGATTTCTTCAAACCATTAACTTCAGTTGGGTAGTCTAACCATCTTCTTCGATATGAACTTTCACATTTCTGATCAAACATCAAATTCTTGATCTTTATCTTAGCACATATATATAGTGTATTAGCTAGGTATATGTTATCCAATGAACCTTTTCCGGCGACCTCGTGATCGTCTATGGCTTCTGAGCATTGCGGTTGCTCTGACGCTTCTCCTTCTCCTTCTCCTTCTCCTACTACTATCATCTCAACGCTCGAATACACCCAACTTTTCAGACACTACAGATTATGATCATCGCCCACTTGCGAGGAGGAGGACGAATATGGCTTCGAAAGGGTCGACTAAGTCCCCACCAATCTTGGCTTATTTGATTTTAGGCACCCAAGGGAAAGAGAACAAGAGGATGTTGAGGCTGCtacaatcaatatatcatcCGAGAAATCAGTACCTTTTGTATCTTGACTCGTCTTCAACGCGCAAGGAAAGGCTGGAGTTGGCCCTTCTGATCCATTCTCAGGCCATTTTTCAAGAGTTCGATAATGTCGATGTTGTTGGTAAAACTTATGCTGTCAACCAAATGGCAGCCTCAGGGCTTGCTGCTGTGCTCCATGCCGCCGCGGTGCTTCTCAAAATCAGTACAGATTGGGATTGGTTCATTCCATTAAGCATTTCGGATTATCCGCTTCTTACACAGGATGGTACCCAATATTTTTGCAGCTTTCAGGTTTTCAAGTAGCGATAATAGTAATTGTACTGGCAGTTATTCGTACACATTTTTACAAGATTCTGAAAAATTCCAGCAACTTAATAATAAATTCGACACCTAAATATACGTATACTAGGTGATTATAGTCCTGTTTGTACATCTTTGCACAGATATCCTCTATGCTTTTACATCGCTGCCTAGGGATATAAATTTTGTTGGTTATACAAATGACACCTTCCAGCTCAAAAAGTAAGCACAACCCACCATTTCTTGAATCAATTTCTCAATTTTTCACGGTACGATAGATGCAACAATTGAATTAGAGTCCAGTCTGCTAAGAAGAACCCAATTGTGGATGTAGCAGGAAGCAAAATTTGAGTGAGATTGCCATCGACCCTAGTCTGTACCTCGCAAGAAAGGAGCCCCTTTTCTATGCTGCAGAAAGTAGAGAAAAACCGGATGCTTTCCGTGTATTTGGAGGTTGGTTAAACGGATCACTTGCACAATTTGAGTAAGATtcatatgcatgtatgtatgttGAATGGTGGATGGTGCAGGTTCAAGGTGGATGATTCTAAGCAGAAGTTTGATGGAGCATTGCGTGAATGGATGGGACAATCTTCCAAGAAAGTTGCTTATGTACTTCAACAATGTGGCATATCCACTTGAATCATACTTCCACACTATACTCTGCAACACACCCGAGTTTCGAAACACAACCGTGATCGTGAAGAAGGATGATGATGACTACAACAAGCACAACACCTATCATGATTCAAACATAGCAATGTTCGGTGGTGCATTCGAAGAAAATGATCATCTGCTGCGAGAGATAGACGAGCAAGTCCTGAATCGAGGTACGGACAGAGTCGTGGCCGGAAAATGGTGCAAGAAAACGAATGATACACAAGATTTCTGTTCGGTGGTAGAAGATATCGATGAAGTGGAGGAAGGGCATAGAGGAATTGAGCTCCAAAAATCGTTGTCAAGAGCCATTCAAGCTAGCAAATCAGGGGTGTGTGACAACATACTTATGCATACATAGTTCAGCCCATGATGATGAAATTTTTGAACATATTTTTAAGCACCTATCTAGCTATACACGTAGTTGTGAAGAAAGACCCAACTACACAATTAATCATAAGTAATTAAAATcgcattaattaatttatttgatgTAACAAGTGTTGTCTTCGaccatttgagattttttttatcCACTGCTTGCATTATTAAGTTCAACGAAATTGTACTATCTGGCCAGGCATTAACTCAAAATTAATAAAGATCACCAACCAATCTCGTCACTACTACCCTAAGAACTAGTTTAGTAATAATCTTATGCAACACTAAGAGAAGAATAGGTGCATCATCGATGAAGATAAAGATTTGGCATGTGGATTAATTATGGGAAATCAGAAGAATTTACAACTTATTTAATTTGATACACGACCAAGGGATTTTTCTCGGAAAGATCGAAATATTCGATCCGGAATTGCTAGAT
This Primulina eburnea isolate SZY01 chromosome 2, ASM2296580v1, whole genome shotgun sequence DNA region includes the following protein-coding sequences:
- the LOC140824653 gene encoding beta-glucuronosyltransferase GlcAT14A-like isoform X1, translated to MNLFRRPRDRLWLLSIAVALTLLLLLLLLLLLSSQRSNTPNFSDTTDYDHRPLARRRTNMASKGSTKSPPILAYLILGTQGKENKRMLRLLQSIYHPRNQYLLYLDSSSTRKERLELALLIHSQAIFQEFDNVDVVGKTYAVNQMAASGLAAVLHAAAVLLKISTDWDWFIPLSISDYPLLTQDDILYAFTSLPRDINFVGYTNDTFQLKNRKQNLSEIAIDPSLYLARKEPLFYAAESREKPDAFRVFGGSRWMILSRSLMEHCVNGWDNLPRKLLMYFNNVAYPLESYFHTILCNTPEFRNTTVIVKKDDDDYNKHNTYHDSNIAMFGGAFEENDHLLREIDEQVLNRGTDRVVAGKWCKKTNDTQDFCSVVEDIDEVEEGHRGIELQKSLSRAIQASKSGVCDNILMHT
- the LOC140824653 gene encoding beta-glucuronosyltransferase GlcAT14A-like isoform X2; the encoded protein is MNLFRRPRDRLWLLSIAVALTLLLLLLLLLLLSSQRSNTPNFSDTTDYDHRPLARRRTNMASKGSTKSPPILAYLILGTQGKENKRMLRLLQSIYHPRNQYLLYLDSSSTRKERLELALLIHSQAIFQEFDNVDVVGKTYAVNQMAASGLAAVLHAAAVLLKISTDWDWFIPLSISDYPLLTQDDILYAFTSLPRDINFVGYTNDTFQLKKKQNLSEIAIDPSLYLARKEPLFYAAESREKPDAFRVFGGSRWMILSRSLMEHCVNGWDNLPRKLLMYFNNVAYPLESYFHTILCNTPEFRNTTVIVKKDDDDYNKHNTYHDSNIAMFGGAFEENDHLLREIDEQVLNRGTDRVVAGKWCKKTNDTQDFCSVVEDIDEVEEGHRGIELQKSLSRAIQASKSGVCDNILMHT